One genomic segment of Sphingobacteriales bacterium includes these proteins:
- a CDS encoding acyl-CoA carboxylase subunit beta, with product MQNPLDVLQQKKAQALEGGGQKRIDKQHEQGKLTARERLQILLDENSFEEIGQLVQHRCSDFGMETQQFLGDGVITGYGTVNGRLVYVFSQDFTVFGGSLSETHAEKICKIMDLALKNGAPVIGLNDSGGARIQEGVSSLGGYADIFYRNTIASGVIPQISAIMGPCAGGAVYSPAITDFILMVEHTSYMYVTGPNVVKTVTHENVTHDELGGAQTHATKSGVTHFACENEVVCLQNIRQLLTYIPQNCEETAPVYTYSPEKSGQGNEAELRPNLQNILPTSANQPYDMREIIAEIADKDSFLEIHKDFAENIVVGFARIAGRSIGIVANQPAHLAGVLDINASKKGARFVRFCDAFNVPLLVFVDVPGFLPGTDQEWHGIITNGAKLLFALCEATVPKLTVITRKAYGGAYDVMNSKHIGADLNFAWPTAEIAVMGAKGAAEIIFKREIDNAHDKEAKLTEKVAEYTETFANPYKAAARGFIDEVIDPTETRIKLIKGFSMLENKALKLPRKKHGNIPL from the coding sequence ATGCAAAATCCTTTGGATGTTTTACAACAGAAAAAAGCCCAAGCCTTAGAAGGTGGCGGGCAAAAACGCATAGACAAACAACACGAACAGGGCAAATTAACTGCCCGCGAGCGGCTTCAAATTTTGTTAGACGAAAATAGTTTTGAAGAAATTGGCCAATTGGTACAGCATAGGTGCAGCGATTTTGGCATGGAAACTCAACAATTTTTAGGCGATGGCGTTATTACCGGATATGGCACTGTTAATGGGCGTTTGGTGTATGTTTTTTCGCAAGATTTTACCGTTTTTGGCGGTTCGTTAAGCGAAACACATGCCGAAAAAATTTGCAAAATAATGGACTTAGCCCTTAAAAATGGAGCGCCAGTAATTGGTTTGAACGATAGCGGCGGCGCTCGTATTCAAGAAGGGGTAAGTTCGTTGGGGGGCTACGCCGATATTTTTTACCGCAACACCATTGCATCCGGAGTAATACCACAAATATCGGCCATTATGGGCCCATGTGCGGGCGGAGCGGTTTACTCACCAGCCATCACCGATTTTATTTTAATGGTCGAGCACACCTCTTATATGTATGTTACAGGCCCCAATGTGGTAAAAACCGTAACCCACGAGAACGTAACCCACGACGAATTAGGCGGCGCACAAACCCACGCTACAAAATCGGGGGTTACCCATTTTGCCTGCGAAAACGAAGTAGTTTGCTTACAAAATATCAGGCAATTATTGACCTATATTCCTCAAAATTGCGAAGAAACCGCACCTGTTTACACTTATTCTCCGGAAAAATCCGGACAAGGTAATGAAGCCGAACTGCGCCCAAACCTCCAAAATATATTGCCCACATCGGCTAATCAACCCTACGATATGCGCGAAATCATTGCAGAAATTGCCGATAAAGATTCGTTTCTTGAAATTCATAAAGATTTTGCCGAAAATATTGTGGTTGGTTTTGCCCGAATCGCTGGCCGAAGCATTGGCATAGTTGCCAACCAACCTGCCCATTTGGCCGGCGTGCTCGATATTAACGCTTCAAAAAAAGGTGCGCGTTTTGTGCGTTTTTGCGATGCTTTTAATGTGCCCTTATTGGTTTTTGTTGATGTTCCCGGATTTTTACCCGGAACCGACCAAGAATGGCATGGCATTATTACAAACGGAGCTAAACTTTTATTTGCACTTTGCGAAGCTACTGTTCCCAAACTAACCGTAATTACCCGCAAAGCTTATGGCGGTGCTTACGATGTAATGAACTCGAAACATATTGGCGCCGACCTTAATTTTGCCTGGCCAACTGCCGAAATTGCCGTCATGGGGGCAAAAGGAGCTGCCGAAATTATTTTTAAACGCGAAATTGACAATGCCCACGACAAAGAGGCCAAACTAACAGAAAAAGTCGCCGAATATACCGAAACCTTTGCAAACCCTTATAAAGCCGCTGCCCGTGGCTTTATTGACGAAGTAATTGACCCCACCGAAACCCGAATAAAACTTATCAAAGGTTTTTCCATGCTCGAAAATAAAGCCCTAAAATTGCCTCGCAAAAAACATGGAAATATTCCATTATAA
- the hscA gene encoding Fe-S protein assembly chaperone HscA gives MAKIAIDMKGGELANIAPSINQDIVIGIDLGTTNSLVAYVNAQNNQAQIIAPTAATAATNETQQLVPSIIYFNPGSTEILVGIEAKPHLISNPENTIYSVKRLMGKSYADVQDLTNTLGYEIINDDTDRLVKIRVGNRFFTPIELSGLILQQLKQRAEEMLNLPVTKAVITVPAYFNDAQRQATRDAGKLAGLDVLRIINEPTAASLAYGLGIDPAQTRTIAVYDLGGGTFDISVLRIENGIFEVLATNGDTFLGGDDIDRAIVNWWLPASGLSSADLSNNKSLGQAWRLAAEQAKIALSAQPQWQGTVNGIALQLTQTQLAEIAQPLISQTINCCKNALADAKLTANDLNEIVLVGGSTRMPLIKQAVANYFNRPIHDALNPDEVVALGAAVQASILAGGRNDLLLLDITPLSLGIETMGGLMDVLIPRNSRIPIKAARQYTTQLDGQANMRITIYQGERDLVSDNRKLGAFDLKGIPAMPAGMAKVEVSFTIDADGITRVAAKELRSGVSQSIEVRPQYGVTEEELATMLLDSIKNAKSDMQTRALREAQVEAEQLIATAERFMAKNTSLLTEEEINGTKTHIKNLQTVLSTAPKDELHTLIEALNQFTRPFAERLMSKALTDAMHGKKITN, from the coding sequence ATGGCAAAAATAGCGATAGACATGAAAGGCGGCGAATTAGCCAATATAGCCCCAAGCATTAATCAAGATATAGTTATTGGCATTGACTTGGGCACTACCAACAGTTTAGTGGCCTACGTAAATGCACAAAATAACCAAGCACAAATTATAGCCCCAACCGCAGCAACGGCAGCAACAAACGAAACACAACAGTTAGTGCCATCTATAATTTATTTTAACCCCGGCAGTACCGAAATATTGGTAGGCATCGAGGCAAAACCCCATTTAATTTCTAACCCCGAAAATACTATTTATTCGGTTAAGCGTTTAATGGGAAAATCGTATGCCGATGTGCAAGATTTAACCAATACTTTGGGCTACGAAATTATAAACGATGATACTGACCGCTTGGTTAAAATTAGAGTTGGAAACAGATTTTTTACCCCTATTGAACTATCGGGGCTTATTTTGCAGCAATTAAAACAACGGGCAGAAGAAATGCTTAACTTACCTGTAACAAAAGCTGTAATTACTGTACCCGCCTATTTTAACGATGCCCAACGACAGGCCACCCGCGATGCCGGCAAATTAGCCGGATTAGACGTGTTGCGCATTATAAACGAACCCACCGCAGCAAGTTTGGCCTATGGCTTGGGAATAGACCCTGCCCAAACCCGAACTATTGCCGTTTATGACCTTGGCGGTGGTACTTTCGATATTTCGGTTTTGCGTATTGAAAACGGCATTTTTGAAGTATTAGCTACCAACGGCGATACATTTTTAGGCGGAGACGATATTGACCGCGCTATTGTAAATTGGTGGCTACCCGCATCCGGATTAAGCTCTGCCGACTTATCCAACAACAAATCGTTGGGACAGGCATGGCGCTTAGCTGCCGAGCAGGCAAAAATTGCCCTATCGGCCCAGCCACAATGGCAAGGAACAGTAAATGGCATAGCCCTACAATTAACCCAAACGCAGTTAGCCGAAATAGCACAGCCACTAATTAGCCAAACTATTAACTGTTGTAAAAACGCCCTTGCTGATGCTAAACTTACCGCAAACGATTTAAATGAAATTGTACTTGTAGGCGGCTCAACACGAATGCCCCTGATAAAGCAGGCTGTTGCTAATTATTTCAACCGACCTATACACGATGCGTTAAACCCCGACGAAGTTGTGGCCTTAGGTGCCGCTGTTCAGGCAAGTATTTTAGCAGGTGGCCGCAACGATTTATTACTGCTCGATATTACTCCGCTGTCGTTAGGCATTGAAACAATGGGCGGACTTATGGATGTGCTTATTCCGCGCAACAGCCGGATACCCATTAAAGCTGCAAGGCAATACACCACCCAATTAGATGGGCAAGCCAATATGCGCATTACTATTTACCAAGGCGAGCGCGATTTGGTGAGCGATAATCGCAAATTAGGTGCATTTGACCTTAAAGGAATACCCGCTATGCCCGCCGGAATGGCTAAGGTTGAAGTTAGCTTTACCATTGATGCCGATGGTATCACGCGGGTAGCTGCCAAAGAGTTGCGGTCGGGGGTATCGCAAAGCATAGAAGTACGGCCTCAATATGGTGTTACAGAAGAAGAATTGGCTACCATGTTGCTTGACTCGATAAAAAATGCAAAATCGGACATGCAAACACGTGCCTTGCGAGAAGCACAGGTTGAAGCGGAACAGCTAATTGCAACCGCCGAGCGTTTTATGGCAAAAAACACATCGCTATTAACCGAAGAAGAAATCAACGGCACAAAAACACATATAAAAAATCTTCAAACAGTGTTAAGCACTGCCCCTAAAGACGAGCTACATACCTTAATTGAAGCACTAAACCAATTTACCCGCCCATTTGCCGAACGACTTATGAGCAAAGCATTGACCGATGCCATGCACGGTAAAAAAATTACCAATTAA
- a CDS encoding acetyl-CoA C-acyltransferase encodes MLNQKVVFIAGCRTPFAKSGTDFANLTAYDLGRMATNGLLKKVGIDGSAIDLTIIGTVVHQIQTSNLAREIALGAAIQPKSPAFTVSLACISANMALSLAADQLILGKAKLVVAGGADSVSDIPIQVAKSLRSKLLKAKNAKSTADYIKLIAGLRPNDLKPQIPTITEFSTGLSMGQDCQKLADKLGISRNDQDAFALRSHELAYHAAQSGWLDNEITAVQTPPNFTNITNDNGVRAQLHPEKLAALPSAFAKPYGSITAGNASFLTDGAASTLLTTQHQAQTFGLKPLAVLRGYVLTAQNPATGELLLGPAYAIPQVLQQTGLQITDIDVIELHEAFAAQVLANIRCLANDTFCRDNLNLASAFGELPMDKINTWGGSLAIGHPFGATGARLVSTAINRLHREDKQFALVASCAAGGHGHAMIWERI; translated from the coding sequence ATGCTTAATCAAAAAGTAGTATTTATAGCCGGATGCCGTACCCCATTTGCCAAATCCGGAACCGATTTTGCCAACCTCACCGCCTACGATTTAGGACGCATGGCCACCAATGGCTTACTCAAAAAAGTTGGCATAGATGGTTCGGCTATTGATTTAACCATTATAGGAACGGTTGTTCATCAAATACAAACCAGTAATTTAGCCCGCGAAATAGCATTAGGAGCAGCTATTCAACCCAAATCACCTGCATTTACAGTTAGCTTGGCCTGTATATCGGCAAATATGGCCTTGTCTTTAGCCGCCGACCAGTTAATATTAGGAAAAGCCAAATTAGTAGTAGCTGGCGGCGCCGACTCGGTCAGCGATATTCCCATTCAAGTAGCAAAATCATTGCGCAGCAAACTATTAAAAGCTAAAAATGCCAAATCAACTGCCGATTATATTAAACTAATTGCCGGCCTTCGCCCAAACGACCTTAAACCACAAATACCCACTATTACCGAGTTTAGTACAGGTTTAAGCATGGGGCAAGATTGCCAAAAACTGGCCGACAAGCTGGGTATTTCGCGCAATGACCAAGATGCTTTTGCCCTTCGTTCGCACGAGTTGGCCTACCATGCTGCGCAATCCGGATGGTTAGATAACGAAATTACAGCCGTTCAAACGCCACCAAATTTTACCAATATTACCAACGACAACGGGGTTAGGGCGCAATTGCATCCGGAAAAATTAGCTGCCCTGCCATCTGCTTTTGCAAAACCTTATGGCAGTATAACAGCTGGCAATGCTTCCTTTTTAACAGACGGCGCTGCCAGTACTTTGCTAACAACCCAACATCAAGCTCAAACCTTTGGACTTAAGCCCTTAGCAGTACTAAGAGGCTATGTGCTTACGGCACAAAACCCGGCAACAGGCGAGTTGTTATTAGGCCCTGCCTATGCCATACCTCAGGTATTACAACAAACGGGGCTGCAAATAACCGATATAGATGTGATAGAACTGCACGAAGCCTTTGCCGCGCAAGTCTTGGCAAATATCCGGTGTTTGGCTAACGATACTTTTTGCCGCGACAACCTTAACCTTGCATCGGCTTTTGGCGAATTGCCAATGGATAAAATAAATACTTGGGGAGGCTCGTTAGCTATAGGGCATCCGTTTGGCGCTACGGGGGCACGATTGGTTAGTACCGCTATTAATCGTTTGCACCGCGAAGATAAACAATTTGCGTTGGTAGCATCGTGCGCTGCCGGTGGGCATGGCCATGCAATGATATGGGAAAGAATTTAG
- a CDS encoding PspC domain-containing protein translates to MNRLREVFEPRAFGVCSWLGEHIGIPTRHIRLFFVYTAFIANWSPLIIYLALAFVINIRNYARKPTIIPRLIDQSSFLSTIIIAQ, encoded by the coding sequence ATTAACCGTTTGCGGGAAGTTTTTGAACCAAGGGCTTTTGGTGTGTGCTCGTGGTTAGGAGAGCATATTGGTATTCCCACGCGCCATATCAGGTTGTTTTTTGTTTATACCGCTTTTATAGCCAATTGGTCGCCATTGATTATTTATTTAGCGCTGGCGTTTGTAATAAATATCCGGAATTACGCGCGAAAACCTACAATCATACCGCGACTTATAGACCAATCAAGTTTTCTTAGTACAATAATAATAGCTCAATAA
- a CDS encoding acetyl-CoA carboxylase biotin carboxylase subunit, protein MQKVLIANRGEIALRIMRSLKEMNIITVAVFSEADRNAPHVHFADEAYCIGPAPSRESYLRGDVIISTALACQAQGIHPGFGFLSENAAFALAVQQAGLQFIGPSAQAMEAMGNKLAAKAVAQQHNVPMVPGTQTSISDLDEAKQIALKIGFPVLIKAAAGGGGKGMRIINNPNEFEEQTNRAMSEALSAFGDGSVFIEKFVRSPRHIEIQILADSFGNVVHLHERECSIQRRHQKLIEEAPSSILTPEIRAAMGQSAVNLAKAVQYTGAGTVEFLLDDQLNYYFLEMNTRLQVEHPVTEFITGIDIVKEQIRIARGEPLGYQQADIPLIGHAIELRICAEDPENNFLPDIGTLTTYRPPLGPGIRVDDGFEQGMAIPIQYDPMIAKLIVYAPDRKTCIAKMLAAINQYAIEGVKTTLPFGAWVMQDPLFINGQFDTNFIAQYFNPEVLKTPKHPEIAEIAARLGTQLLQKSTSTSTIEQQPTSNLNYVDTPKPKSLGSPLWRINRLR, encoded by the coding sequence ATGCAAAAAGTATTAATTGCCAATCGTGGCGAAATTGCGTTGCGCATTATGCGCTCGCTAAAAGAAATGAATATTATAACGGTTGCCGTTTTTTCGGAAGCCGACCGCAATGCCCCGCACGTACATTTTGCCGACGAAGCCTATTGTATAGGGCCTGCCCCCTCGCGCGAGTCGTATTTAAGGGGCGATGTAATTATTAGTACCGCTTTGGCCTGCCAAGCTCAAGGCATACATCCGGGATTTGGTTTTTTGAGCGAAAATGCCGCGTTTGCCCTTGCAGTGCAACAGGCCGGGCTACAATTTATTGGTCCGTCGGCGCAAGCCATGGAGGCTATGGGCAACAAATTAGCAGCAAAAGCAGTAGCTCAACAGCATAATGTGCCCATGGTGCCCGGCACCCAAACCAGCATCAGCGACCTTGACGAAGCCAAACAAATAGCGCTTAAAATTGGATTTCCGGTACTCATTAAAGCGGCTGCCGGCGGCGGTGGCAAAGGTATGCGCATAATAAACAACCCTAACGAATTTGAAGAGCAAACCAACCGTGCCATGAGCGAGGCTTTGTCGGCATTTGGCGATGGGTCGGTATTTATTGAAAAATTTGTAAGATCGCCCCGCCATATTGAAATACAAATTTTGGCCGATAGTTTTGGAAATGTGGTGCATTTGCACGAGCGCGAATGTTCGATTCAGCGAAGGCATCAAAAATTGATTGAAGAAGCACCATCAAGCATATTAACGCCCGAAATACGGGCTGCAATGGGGCAAAGTGCCGTTAATTTGGCCAAAGCAGTGCAATATACTGGTGCTGGAACTGTAGAGTTTTTATTGGACGACCAGTTGAACTACTACTTTTTAGAAATGAATACCCGCTTGCAAGTTGAGCATCCGGTAACCGAATTTATTACCGGAATTGATATCGTAAAAGAGCAAATCCGGATTGCGCGTGGCGAACCGCTTGGCTATCAGCAGGCAGATATACCCTTGATTGGCCACGCCATAGAACTGCGTATTTGTGCCGAAGACCCCGAAAATAATTTTCTTCCCGATATTGGTACGCTTACCACCTACCGCCCGCCATTAGGCCCCGGAATTAGAGTTGATGACGGTTTTGAACAAGGAATGGCCATTCCAATTCAATATGACCCCATGATAGCCAAATTAATTGTTTACGCCCCCGACCGCAAAACTTGTATTGCCAAAATGTTGGCGGCCATAAACCAGTACGCAATTGAAGGTGTAAAAACAACCTTACCATTTGGTGCTTGGGTTATGCAAGATCCCCTGTTTATTAACGGTCAATTTGATACCAATTTTATAGCTCAATATTTTAATCCGGAAGTTTTAAAAACGCCAAAACATCCGGAAATTGCCGAAATAGCCGCTCGTTTAGGTACTCAATTATTGCAAAAATCTACTTCAACTTCAACAATTGAACAACAACCAACAAGTAACCTCAACTACGTTGATACGCCTAAACCCAAATCTTTAGGTAGCCCTTTATGGCGGATAAACAGATTGCGATAG
- the rfaD gene encoding ADP-glyceromanno-heptose 6-epimerase: MIVITGAAGFIGSCAAAFFNQLGRNDLILVDEFASPEKKKNLTHKKYLGWMQRDGFVSWFLHHPDNVEAVYHFGARSSTTEWDTTIFDRLNVNYSKSLWEICTQNQIPFLYASSAATYGDGNLGYADNHQIPFELKPLNPYGISKNEFDKWALQQTTAPPYWYGMKFFNVYGPNEYHKGRNASVVMHGFNQITQAKNGNGFIKLFKSHKEGFANGGQLRDFVYVKDIIKVCHWLLHVKRPNSGLYNLGTGQARSFEDLAKAVFAALNLPPKIEYIDMPEDIRDKYQYYTQAEMQKLQQAGYNQTFATLENGVADYVQNYLAKGLYW; this comes from the coding sequence ATGATTGTAATAACAGGTGCTGCTGGCTTTATTGGTAGCTGTGCTGCCGCTTTTTTTAACCAATTGGGCCGCAACGACCTTATTTTGGTCGATGAATTTGCAAGTCCGGAAAAAAAGAAGAACCTAACCCATAAAAAATATTTGGGTTGGATGCAACGCGACGGTTTTGTTAGCTGGTTTTTACATCATCCGGATAATGTTGAAGCTGTTTACCATTTTGGCGCTCGGTCTTCAACCACCGAGTGGGACACTACTATTTTTGACCGTCTAAACGTCAATTATTCAAAAAGTTTATGGGAAATTTGCACCCAAAACCAAATACCATTTTTATACGCATCATCGGCGGCAACTTATGGCGATGGCAACTTGGGTTATGCCGACAATCACCAAATTCCCTTCGAGCTAAAACCGCTAAACCCTTATGGCATTAGTAAAAACGAGTTCGACAAATGGGCGTTGCAGCAAACCACTGCCCCACCCTATTGGTACGGCATGAAATTTTTTAACGTTTATGGCCCAAACGAGTATCACAAGGGCCGAAATGCCTCGGTTGTAATGCACGGCTTTAATCAGATTACCCAAGCAAAAAATGGCAATGGGTTTATAAAACTGTTTAAATCGCACAAAGAGGGCTTTGCCAACGGAGGCCAACTCCGCGATTTTGTATATGTTAAAGATATTATAAAGGTGTGCCATTGGTTATTGCATGTTAAGCGCCCCAACAGCGGTTTATACAACCTTGGCACCGGGCAAGCCCGCAGTTTTGAAGATTTAGCAAAGGCTGTTTTTGCCGCCCTAAACCTGCCGCCCAAAATTGAGTATATTGATATGCCAGAAGACATTAGAGATAAATATCAATACTACACCCAAGCCGAAATGCAAAAACTGCAGCAAGCAGGTTACAACCAAACCTTTGCCACCCTTGAGAACGGCGTAGCCGATTATGTGCAAAACTATTTGGCAAAGGGGCTTTATTGGTAA